ATCTATGGCTGAAGAAGCGAAAGAACAGGAAGAGTCACAAGGTGGCGGTAAAAAAAAGCTCATCATTATTCTTTTGATTGTCCTTATTCTCTTAGGGGGAGGGGGAGCTGCTGCATATAAATTTTTAGTTTTGGATAAGCAGAAAAAAGAGGAAGACAAAAAAGAGAAAAAAGCGGAAAAAATAGCGGAAGATCTTAAAAATATTGAAGATCTGGGGATCACATATGATGTAGGTACATTTATTGTCAATTTGCAAGATAAAGATGCAGATCGTTATTTGAAAGTTACTATTGTTTTAGATGTGCAGGATGAAAAAGTAAAACAAGAACTTGAAAAGAGACTTCCTCAAGTCAAAGATGCGATAACGACGCTTCTATTTACAAAATCCTCGTATGAATTAAGAACAGCAGAAGGTATAGAAGAGTTGAAAGAGCAGATCCTAAAAAGAGTCAATGCGATATTACCTATAGGTGGTGTTAAAAATGTCTATTTTACCGATTTTGTGATTCAAACAGCATAGGATAGAGGATGGAGAAAGAGATAGGTGAACAAGTGGACTTCTCTTTACTTGAAGATATTTCATTGAAGATGAGTGTACGACTCGGTAGCACGAAAAAGATGATCATCGAGATACTTTCGCTCAAAGAGGGTGATGTCATAGAGCTTGAAAGAAATACTGAAGATTATATCGATGTTATGCTCAACGAGAAAAAAATGGCTATTGGAGAAATTGTCGTTATCAATGACAAATATGGGGTGAGGATCGTAGATCTTGCTTGATACATATTTCCTTGTTAAATTCCTTATAACTTTTCTTCTACTTATTTTTACTTTATATATAATCTACTATTATCTGAAAAAAAAAGCTCCAGCAATCAAGAAAAACGGAAAGATACATATCGAAGAGATAAACTATATCGACCGGAACCGTCAAATTATTCTCGTAACAGTCAAAGATATAGAGCTTTTGATACTCAATGATGAAAAAGGAGCAACAGTAATCAAAGAGTGGAAAAGAAGTGATCAATGAGAAAATTTCTTTTATTGTTACCTTTTATAGGGATACCTCTTTTTGCAGCCAATGAGATCAATGCTTTGCTCGATCAATTAAAAAATGTAGATACGACACTAAAAATTCTTGCTCTTTTTACCATTTTAAGTCTTGCACCTGCCATCTTGATTACGATGACTTCTTTTACAAGGATTGTTATTGTATTGGGGCTTCTCCGACAAGCACTTGGAATACCCCAATCACCTCCAAACCAAGTGATCATTGCATTGTCGCTATTCTTGACATTTTTTATCATGAAACCCGTATTTGATCAAATATATGTTGATGCGGTACAGCCATATATGCAGCATAAACTTAATGATATGCAAGCTGTAGAAGCAGCAATGAGACCTATAAAAAAGTTTTTAGTCAACAATACCCAGAAAGAGGAATTGAAGCTGTTTTTAGATATCAATAAAACTACACCGAAAGATTATAATGATATCAGTTTATCCGTTTTATTGCCTGCATTTTTAGTGAGTGAGATAAAGATCGCTTTTGAGATAGCATTTGTCATCTTTTTGCCATTTTTAGTGATAGATATGTTGGTTGCAAGTATTTTGATGTCTATGGGTATGATGATGATTCCTCCTATGATGATTTCTCTTCCTTTTAAGCTTATACTTTTCATCCTATCTGATGGATGGGAACTGCTGATTAAAGCGCTTATCAAAGGATATCAATGAGTGTTGATCAAGCTATTACGTTGGTAGAACAGATGTTAAAGATCACGGCACTGGTAAGTTTGCCTCCTTTAGCAACGGCCTTTGGAGTAGGACTTATCATTAGTATTTTCCAAGCAGCTACTCAGATCCAGGAGATGACACTTACATTTATTCCAAAAATCATTGCAACGGTGGCGGCATTGATAATATTTGGCTCTTGGATGTTTGTTACATTGATCGATTATTATAAGTCGATTTTTGATTCGATCACTCGATTAATCCAATGAGTTTCACACTTGATCAGATATATTTTGCTATTTTGGTGTTTTTCAGGGTAGGGGCAATCTTTCTCTCTCTTCCTGTTTTCAATGCCAACTACATCCCAAGCAATATCAAGATACTTCTTATTTTGGCCTTTTCGTTTTATCTGATTCAAAATCTCACAATTTATTACGATTTTTCCAAAGTAACATTGATGCAATTTACACTAATGATACTAAAAGAGATTTTACTGGGCTTTTCCATCGGTCTGCTTGTTTCCATATTTGTTGCTGCATTTACCTATGCAGCCGAGATTATTAGCTATTTTATGGGTTTTACCATAGTCAATGTTTTTGATCCCACATATGGTCAGGTTTCCATATTAAGTAGACTTTTTATCATGCTCTTTTTTATACTCTTTTTCGTTACAGATGCATACCATATTTTCATCATTTCTATTATAAAGAGTTTTTCATACATTCCTCTTGTCCAAACATCTTATCCGGATTCCTTTTTTACTTATCTTTTCGAAAAAAGCAGTTTGATTTTTACACTCTCATTCCAGCTGTCGTTTCCTTTTGCACTTATAGTTTATTTGATAAACTTAGCTTTGGCCTTGGTAAATAGGCTTATTCCACAGATAAATGTTTTTATAGTGGGATTACCGCTTCAGATTTTCGTGGGAATCGTTGCTTTGATGATCGGAGCCGGGGTTTTGGTATCTGTCGGTATTTCTTATGTACAGCAGATGGTAGAGGACTATTTTATATTTATCAAACATTTAGGATAAAAAGTGGCCAAAGATCCAAGTAAAACCGAAAAAGCCACCCCCCGTAGGCGTGAGAAGGCGAGAGAAGAGGGGCAGGTAGCAAAAAGTCAGGATATTCCTATCTCTGCTACATTGATCGTAGTATTTATGT
The Nitratiruptor sp. SB155-2 genome window above contains:
- a CDS encoding flagellar basal body-associated FliL family protein, with the translated sequence MAEEAKEQEESQGGGKKKLIIILLIVLILLGGGGAAAYKFLVLDKQKKEEDKKEKKAEKIAEDLKNIEDLGITYDVGTFIVNLQDKDADRYLKVTIVLDVQDEKVKQELEKRLPQVKDAITTLLFTKSSYELRTAEGIEELKEQILKRVNAILPIGGVKNVYFTDFVIQTA
- the fliP gene encoding flagellar type III secretion system pore protein FliP (The bacterial flagellar biogenesis protein FliP forms a type III secretion system (T3SS)-type pore required for flagellar assembly.) codes for the protein MRKFLLLLPFIGIPLFAANEINALLDQLKNVDTTLKILALFTILSLAPAILITMTSFTRIVIVLGLLRQALGIPQSPPNQVIIALSLFLTFFIMKPVFDQIYVDAVQPYMQHKLNDMQAVEAAMRPIKKFLVNNTQKEELKLFLDINKTTPKDYNDISLSVLLPAFLVSEIKIAFEIAFVIFLPFLVIDMLVASILMSMGMMMIPPMMISLPFKLILFILSDGWELLIKALIKGYQ
- a CDS encoding flagellar biosynthesis protein FliZ, which gives rise to MLDTYFLVKFLITFLLLIFTLYIIYYYLKKKAPAIKKNGKIHIEEINYIDRNRQIILVTVKDIELLILNDEKGATVIKEWKRSDQ
- the fliR gene encoding flagellar biosynthetic protein FliR; translated protein: MSFTLDQIYFAILVFFRVGAIFLSLPVFNANYIPSNIKILLILAFSFYLIQNLTIYYDFSKVTLMQFTLMILKEILLGFSIGLLVSIFVAAFTYAAEIISYFMGFTIVNVFDPTYGQVSILSRLFIMLFFILFFVTDAYHIFIISIIKSFSYIPLVQTSYPDSFFTYLFEKSSLIFTLSFQLSFPFALIVYLINLALALVNRLIPQINVFIVGLPLQIFVGIVALMIGAGVLVSVGISYVQQMVEDYFIFIKHLG
- the fliQ gene encoding flagellar biosynthesis protein FliQ, producing the protein MSVDQAITLVEQMLKITALVSLPPLATAFGVGLIISIFQAATQIQEMTLTFIPKIIATVAALIIFGSWMFVTLIDYYKSIFDSITRLIQ
- a CDS encoding FliM/FliN family flagellar motor switch protein, whose translation is MEKEIGEQVDFSLLEDISLKMSVRLGSTKKMIIEILSLKEGDVIELERNTEDYIDVMLNEKKMAIGEIVVINDKYGVRIVDLA